GGTGCCGCGTCGATTTTTTGAGTCTCTCTCAAGCGTTGCGTATCGCTTGCATCATCTGATCAATTGAATCAAACGCCTGTTGAAAGTTGCATTCAGTAGGTTGCGCCAGAATTGAGGGTAACTGCTCGGATACTAAGTTGGGGTTTGACATATCGCCGACGGTGCCGACGCTGCGTTGTAACCTCGCACGAGAAACAAAACCGCCTCCGAGTTCAAATATTTCACCCGATAGCGTGTTTTGCGGGGAACAAAGATAGCTCACCAAACCGGCAATTTGCTCTGGATCAAGCAATTTCGCATCTTCATTTTGCAATATATCCGATGACAAACGCGTCCGTGCCAACGGGGCAATGGTGTTGATAAGTACGTTATGATTGGCACCTTCCAATTTGAGCGCGTTCATTAAACCCACTAAGGCTAACTTTGCCGCATCATAGTTTGATTGCCCAAAATTGCCCCATAAGGCCGATGCGGACGCGGTTAAAACTATTCGACCAAACTTTTGATCTCGCAAAAAAGGCCACGCGGCATGAATTGGATAGACCGCCCCCATTAAGTGCACATCAATGACTTCCTGAAATTGGTTGAGTGACATTTTATGGAAGGTCTTGTCGCGGAGAAATCCTGCATTGCAAATTAGGGCATCAATCCTCCCAAACTCGCTCAATGCGTGATTGATAATTGCCTGCGCACTGTCTGGCTGCATGACATCATAATTATTAGATATCGCAACGCCCGACCGTGCGTTAATCTCTTGTGCAACTGACTGGCCAGCGTCTTCATCGATTTCGTTGACCA
This DNA window, taken from Hyphomonas sp. Mor2, encodes the following:
- a CDS encoding SDR family NAD(P)-dependent oxidoreductase, whose product is MTKVKFDNRVIVITGGGRGIGAAYAKMLADHGAMVVVNEIDEDAGQSVAQEINARSGVAISNNYDVMQPDSAQAIINHALSEFGRIDALICNAGFLRDKTFHKMSLNQFQEVIDVHLMGAVYPIHAAWPFLRDQKFGRIVLTASASALWGNFGQSNYDAAKLALVGLMNALKLEGANHNVLINTIAPLARTRLSSDILQNEDAKLLDPEQIAGLVSYLCSPQNTLSGEIFELGGGFVSRARLQRSVGTVGDMSNPNLVSEQLPSILAQPTECNFQQAFDSIDQMMQAIRNA